In the Gossypium arboreum isolate Shixiya-1 chromosome 10, ASM2569848v2, whole genome shotgun sequence genome, one interval contains:
- the LOC108458136 gene encoding ras-related protein RABA5a-like codes for MDFVTEEEKTEDYLFKIVLVGDSAVGKSNLLARFARDEFYPNSKSTIGVEFQTQKVHIDGKEIKAQIWDTAGQERFRAVTSAYYRGAVGALLVYDISRRQTFDSIGRWLNELQTHSDMNVVTILVGNKSDLRDAREVSIAEGKSLAEAQGLFFMETSALDSSNVAAAFQTVVKEIYNILSKKVMMSHELNKPDSSSFDGKTVVLPSEDNPQPDAAEAKAGGGCC; via the exons ATGGATTTTGTGACTGAGGAAGAGAAAACCGAGGATTACCTTTTCAAGATCGTATTGGTTGGTGATTCAGCCGTTGGGAAATCGAATTTACTTGCAAGATTCGCTAGGGATGAGTTCTACCCTAACTCAAAATCGACCATAGGAGTCGAGTTTCAAACCCAGAAGGTCCATATAGATGGGAAGGAAATTAAGGCACAGATCTGGGATACAGCTGGTCAGGAGCGTTTTAGGGCTGTTACATCTGCATATTACCGAGGTGCGGTTGGAGCTCTCCTTGTGTATGACATCAGCAGACGACAGACTTTTGATAGCATCGGCAGATGGCTAAATGAACTTCAGA CTCACTCTGACATGAACGTAGTTACCATTTTAGTAGGCAACAAGTCAGATCTCCGGGATGCCAGGGAAGTATCTATTGCTGAAGGCAAGTCTTTGGCGGAGGCACAGGGTTTGTTTTTCATGGAGACGTCTGCCCTTGATTCCTCCAATGTAGCAGCTGCCTTTCAGACAGTTGTTAAAGAGATCTATAACATATTAAGCAAGAAAGTTATGATGTCTCACGAGCTGAATAAGCCAGATTCTTCTTCATTTGATGGAAAGACCGTGGTTCTACCGTCAGAAGATAACCCACAACCTGATGCAGCAGAGGCTAAAGCGGGTGGCGGTTGTTGTTGA
- the LOC108458310 gene encoding CASP-like protein 2B1, whose amino-acid sequence MNYLGVGISPGNVPVYHGTNPMVIERRVRIAELLLRCLICVLSVLTAILVGTDSQVKEIISIQKKARFTDMKALVFLVVANGVAAAYSLVQVVRCVVSMVKGSVLVNKPLAWTIFSGDQAMAYLNVAAVGAAAQSAVFAKLGQTELQWMKICNMYGKFCNQVGEGISMAVLASVCMVLLSGISAFTLFRLCGVKKAKGNSGW is encoded by the exons ATGAATTATTTGGGTGTTGGTATTAGTCCTGGGAATGTCCCCGTATACCATGGCACTAATCCGATGGTAATTGAAAGAAGAGTGAGGATTGCAGAGTTGCTCTTAAGGTGTTTGATATGTGTCCTCAGTGTACTCACAGCTATCCTAGTGGGAACCGATAGCCAGGTCAAAGAAATCATTTCGATTCAGAAGAAAGCTCGGTTTACAGACATGAAAGCTCTTGT GTTTTTGGTCGTAGCTAATGGGGTAGCTGCTGCCTATTCCTTAGTACAAGTGGTTCGTTGTGTGGTGAGTATGGTGAAGGGAAGTGTGCTTGTCAACAAGCCTTTGGCTTGGACCATTTTCAGTGGAGATCAG GCAATGGCATACTTGAATGTGGCCGCCGTGGGAGCCGCGGCACAGTCAGCAGTGTTTGCGAAGCTGGGGCAAACGGAACTTCAATGGATGAAGATATGCAACATGTATGGTAAGTTTTGTAACCAAGTTGGGGAAGGAATATCAATGGCGGTGTTAGCTAGTGTGTGCATGGTACTCCTATCTGGTATCTCTGCTTTCACTCTATTTCGCTTATGTGGTGTCAAAAAAGCCAAAGGCAACTCCGGGTGGTAG